From Bacillus sp. FSL K6-3431, the proteins below share one genomic window:
- the minC gene encoding septum site-determining protein MinC translates to MKNRQNVMIKGTKNGLSLRLNDQCSYEDLLIELEEKLADLHGVDSDSPLISVRIQTGNRYLEAGQQEELKELIRQEHHLIVEEIESNVLTKAEAKQHVDEQEITSVSTIVRSGQVLEVTGDLLLVGDVNPGATVRAGGNIFIMGALKGVAHAGYNGKTESVIVASFMTPSQLRIFDSISRAPDHYDHEEQHQMECAYIDKNDHIVIDRLQVLKHIRPNITRFKGGHYYG, encoded by the coding sequence ATGAAGAATAGACAAAATGTGATGATAAAAGGTACGAAAAATGGTCTTTCATTACGATTAAATGATCAGTGTTCATATGAAGATTTATTAATAGAGCTTGAAGAAAAACTTGCAGATTTACATGGTGTAGATTCTGATAGTCCGCTTATTTCTGTCCGAATACAAACTGGCAATCGCTATTTGGAGGCAGGGCAGCAAGAAGAATTAAAGGAATTAATACGGCAAGAGCACCATTTGATTGTAGAGGAAATTGAGAGTAATGTCTTGACAAAAGCAGAAGCAAAACAACATGTTGATGAACAAGAAATTACTTCAGTATCAACGATTGTTAGATCTGGTCAAGTGTTAGAAGTGACAGGAGATTTGCTTCTTGTAGGTGATGTAAATCCAGGTGCTACTGTTAGGGCAGGAGGTAATATTTTTATTATGGGCGCCTTAAAAGGTGTTGCACATGCAGGTTATAATGGTAAAACAGAGTCTGTGATTGTTGCTTCATTCATGACACCGTCACAGTTAAGAATTTTTGATAGTATAAGTCGAGCTCCAGACCATTATGACCATGAAGAACAACACCAAATGGAATGTGCATATATAGATAAAAATGACCACATTGTTATTGACCGTTTGCAAGTTTTGAAACATATAAGGCCGAATATTACTAGATTCAAAGGGGGACACTACTATGGGTGA
- the minD gene encoding septum site-determining protein MinD, producing the protein MGEAIVITSGKGGVGKTTTSANLGTALALQGKKVCLIDTDIGLRNLDVVLGLENRIIYDLVDVVEGRCKPHQALVKDKRFEDKLFLLPAAQTSDKTAVSPEQMRQLVTEMKQDYDYIIIDCPAGIEQGYKNAVAGADRAIVVTTPEISAVRDADRIIGLLEKEENVESPKLIINRIRSQMMKNGDVLDVDEIAQHLSIDLIGIVQDDEQVIKSSNQGEPIALNPNSKAGIAYRNIARRILGESVPLQSLEDEKSGMFARMKKFFGVRV; encoded by the coding sequence ATGGGTGAGGCGATCGTAATCACATCCGGTAAAGGTGGGGTTGGAAAAACGACTACCTCTGCAAACCTGGGGACTGCACTTGCCCTTCAGGGGAAAAAGGTTTGTTTGATTGATACGGATATTGGGCTTAGGAATCTGGATGTTGTGTTGGGGCTTGAAAATCGAATTATTTATGATTTAGTCGATGTTGTTGAGGGACGTTGCAAACCTCATCAGGCGCTTGTGAAGGATAAGAGATTTGAAGATAAACTATTTTTACTTCCAGCAGCGCAAACAAGTGATAAAACAGCTGTATCTCCTGAACAAATGAGACAGTTAGTAACGGAAATGAAACAAGACTATGATTATATTATTATAGATTGTCCTGCTGGTATTGAACAAGGATACAAAAATGCTGTAGCGGGTGCAGATCGTGCAATTGTTGTTACTACACCGGAAATTTCCGCGGTACGTGATGCAGACCGTATCATTGGATTGCTTGAAAAAGAAGAGAATGTAGAATCTCCAAAGCTGATCATTAATAGAATCCGGAGTCAGATGATGAAAAATGGCGATGTACTTGATGTCGACGAAATTGCACAACATTTGTCTATCGATTTAATTGGTATTGTTCAAGATGACGAACAAGTAATTAAGTCATCTAATCAAGGAGAACCTATTGCACTTAATCCGAATAGTAAAGCTGGGATTGCTTACCGGAATATCGCCCGAAGAATACTTGGCGAATCTGTACCACTACAATCGCTTGAAGATGAAAAATCGGGTATGTTCGCCCGTATGAAGAAATTTTTTGGTGTACGAGTTTAA